A single window of Marispirochaeta aestuarii DNA harbors:
- a CDS encoding endonuclease III domain-containing protein, which produces MTKIAGDGPDPYRVLISTIISLRTRDEVTISASERLFSAADTPSAMLRLSSPAVADLIYPAGFYRTKADTILKISGILLEAHDGKVPSRLTDLLTLPGVGRKTANLTLGLAFGIPSICVDTHVHRIPNRAGWISTSNPEQTEDALMQILPEEFWIEINTLLVAFGKDTCTPVSPWCSRCPISNWCSRIGVSRHR; this is translated from the coding sequence GTGACGAAAATAGCCGGGGACGGTCCCGATCCATACCGGGTCCTGATATCAACCATTATCAGCCTGCGGACCAGGGATGAGGTGACCATCAGTGCGTCCGAACGGCTCTTCTCCGCCGCCGACACCCCGTCTGCCATGCTCAGGCTCTCCTCTCCCGCCGTCGCTGATCTCATCTATCCCGCCGGATTCTACCGAACCAAGGCCGACACAATCCTCAAGATTTCCGGAATTCTCCTCGAAGCACATGACGGAAAAGTCCCTTCCCGGCTTACTGACCTTCTGACCCTGCCGGGGGTTGGCAGAAAAACCGCCAACCTGACTCTCGGCCTGGCCTTCGGAATCCCCTCAATCTGCGTCGACACCCATGTACACCGGATTCCAAACCGTGCCGGATGGATCAGCACCTCGAATCCGGAACAGACCGAGGATGCTCTTATGCAGATCCTCCCCGAAGAATTCTGGATCGAAATAAACACCCTGCTGGTTGCCTTCGGCAAGGATACATGCACCCCCGTAAGTCCCTGGTGCAGTCGCTGCCCGATTTCCAACTGGTGCAGCAGAATCGGGGTAAGCAGGCATAGATAG
- the ispF gene encoding 2-C-methyl-D-erythritol 2,4-cyclodiphosphate synthase: MRIGMGYDLHRLVPERRLLLGGVHIPAPFGEDGHSDGDVLLHALIDALLGAAALGDIGSHFPPSDPAYKDIDSRELLVETMKLIHEAGYRIGNVDATVILEKPKLREHIQEIRRRLSADLRVEEASVSIKAKTNESVDAVGESRAVAVHAVVLLLRR, from the coding sequence ATGAGAATCGGTATGGGCTACGATCTGCACAGGCTGGTTCCGGAGCGCCGGCTTCTTCTGGGAGGCGTCCACATTCCGGCCCCTTTCGGTGAAGACGGCCACTCCGACGGCGATGTACTTCTGCACGCCCTGATAGACGCCCTCCTGGGGGCCGCAGCCCTGGGCGACATCGGGAGCCATTTTCCTCCTTCAGATCCGGCATATAAAGACATCGACAGCCGCGAGCTTCTGGTGGAAACAATGAAGCTTATACATGAAGCCGGTTACAGGATCGGCAATGTCGACGCAACGGTGATCCTCGAAAAACCGAAACTCAGAGAACACATCCAGGAGATACGGCGCCGCCTGTCCGCAGATTTGAGGGTAGAAGAGGCCAGTGTCAGCATCAAGGCAAAAACCAACGAAAGCGTCGATGCGGTGGGAGAAAGCCGGGCTGTGGCCGTCCATGCTGTTGTGCTTCTGCTGCGCCGATGA
- a CDS encoding IspD/TarI family cytidylyltransferase, with amino-acid sequence MRAAALITAAGSSQRFGGSMKKEYLPLGAGTVLSSALSSFVDPEIFSYLVVTIPENGKEEAEYALRDFPRSREVIFVSGGETRQASVLAGLKALSGYDPDVVLIHDGARPWCTPEIAEEVARRAMEAGGCAPAVPSVDAMKILSRDGFIIDHLSRETSFRIQTPQGFVYRDILEAHIKAAEDGGFYIDDTEIYGRYIGAVATIPGDERNRKITYQEDLAP; translated from the coding sequence ATGCGTGCCGCTGCTCTGATTACCGCCGCAGGCTCAAGTCAGCGTTTTGGCGGCAGCATGAAAAAGGAATACCTGCCCCTCGGGGCGGGAACTGTGCTTTCCAGCGCTCTGAGCTCCTTCGTCGATCCGGAAATTTTCAGCTATCTCGTTGTAACCATCCCGGAAAACGGCAAAGAAGAGGCTGAGTATGCCCTTCGGGATTTTCCCCGATCCCGGGAGGTAATCTTTGTCTCCGGTGGAGAGACCCGCCAGGCTTCGGTTCTCGCAGGGCTCAAAGCCCTGTCAGGGTATGATCCCGATGTGGTCCTGATACACGACGGGGCCCGTCCCTGGTGTACCCCGGAAATCGCGGAAGAGGTAGCCCGCAGGGCCATGGAAGCCGGGGGCTGCGCGCCGGCTGTCCCATCGGTGGATGCCATGAAGATACTGTCCCGGGACGGATTCATCATCGATCATCTCTCCAGAGAAACTAGCTTCCGCATTCAGACACCCCAGGGATTTGTATATCGCGACATTCTCGAAGCCCATATCAAGGCTGCCGAAGACGGAGGCTTCTACATCGACGATACCGAAATATACGGCCGGTATATAGGTGCGGTGGCGACAATCCCCGGAGATGAGAGGAACAGAAAGATAACCTATCAGGAGGACCTTGCGCCATGA
- a CDS encoding CarD family transcriptional regulator: MESAVQGNTSTQYKVNQEVVYPLQGVGKITAIEEKDFKGKKLLYYIVYLEVSDMTVMIPVDKADELGIRAIVSKAESNKALKLISEDHEPITADWKMRYQMNLDLLKSGSVMDIATVVRTLYHRSKIKELPILERKLFDSALKLLVDEISYSLGKEKEEVENLIFSKLESQE; the protein is encoded by the coding sequence ATGGAATCAGCCGTACAGGGTAACACCTCGACTCAATATAAGGTCAACCAGGAAGTTGTGTATCCTTTGCAGGGTGTCGGTAAAATTACCGCCATCGAAGAGAAGGATTTCAAGGGCAAGAAGCTGCTCTACTACATAGTCTATCTTGAAGTGTCGGATATGACCGTTATGATCCCCGTGGACAAGGCGGATGAACTTGGAATACGGGCTATTGTCTCCAAGGCCGAATCGAACAAGGCACTGAAGCTGATCTCGGAAGATCACGAACCCATAACAGCGGACTGGAAAATGCGCTACCAGATGAACCTGGACCTCCTGAAAAGCGGCAGCGTTATGGATATCGCAACGGTTGTCCGGACCCTCTACCATCGAAGCAAAATTAAGGAGCTCCCGATTCTGGAGCGCAAGCTTTTTGACAGCGCCCTCAAGCTGCTGGTAGACGAGATCTCCTACTCCCTCGGAAAAGAGAAGGAAGAGGTCGAAAACCTTATCTTTTCAAAGCTCGAATCCCAGGAATAA
- a CDS encoding mercuric reductase: MKKYDIILIGTGQATGTILPGLLDAGKRIAVIERDRVGGSCVNWGCTPTKTLVASARAARMVQRAGEFGIETGPGVTDFSRVMERVNSIRNEASTGFQKWLEEVTDFYPFSGSFVDEHTVKAGDELIQAETIIIHTGAAARIPQLPGIESVPWLDNKRILDLTELPDHLLVIGGSYIGLEFGQAFRRFGSRVTVFEHGERLIFREDPDISTLAKELLADEGVEFHLKSEILSLSSGDESIVLHYKQGESEKTVEGSHLLVAAGRAPAVTGLNLGAAGVETDDKGYIRVDDYGRTAQKHIYALGDVNGRGAFTHTSVNDGQVFLDHYLRGGGRKISDRVPVYAMYIDPPLARVGLNRRAAEHRGLEYLTAEMPMSSVSRAKEKSETGGIMQVLTEAGSSTILGATLFGTGADEVIALLALAMQAGIPYTKLQETVIPHPTVAELVPFLFNSLAEPE; encoded by the coding sequence ATGAAAAAATACGACATCATACTCATCGGTACCGGACAGGCTACAGGTACGATTCTTCCCGGACTCCTGGATGCCGGCAAACGCATCGCGGTTATCGAGAGGGACCGCGTCGGAGGATCCTGTGTAAACTGGGGGTGTACTCCGACCAAAACCCTGGTGGCAAGCGCCAGGGCCGCGCGCATGGTTCAGCGGGCCGGGGAGTTTGGAATCGAAACAGGACCCGGCGTCACGGATTTCTCCAGGGTCATGGAAAGGGTCAATTCAATACGGAATGAAGCCAGTACCGGTTTTCAGAAATGGCTTGAAGAGGTGACGGATTTTTATCCCTTTTCCGGAAGTTTCGTCGATGAACATACGGTTAAAGCGGGGGATGAGCTGATACAGGCTGAGACGATTATCATTCACACCGGTGCTGCGGCACGTATTCCTCAGCTGCCGGGTATCGAATCTGTTCCCTGGCTGGATAACAAAAGAATCCTGGATCTCACAGAGCTTCCGGATCACCTCCTTGTCATCGGCGGTTCCTATATTGGTCTTGAGTTCGGTCAGGCCTTTCGACGCTTCGGCAGCAGGGTCACGGTTTTTGAACACGGGGAGAGACTTATTTTCCGCGAGGATCCGGATATCAGTACCCTGGCAAAGGAGCTGCTGGCTGATGAGGGAGTGGAATTTCATCTGAAAAGCGAGATTCTGTCCCTTTCATCCGGAGACGAAAGCATCGTACTGCACTACAAGCAGGGGGAAAGTGAAAAGACCGTGGAAGGAAGCCATCTCCTTGTGGCAGCCGGACGGGCTCCCGCTGTTACCGGTCTCAATCTTGGCGCGGCGGGCGTCGAAACGGATGATAAAGGCTATATCCGGGTCGATGATTACGGCCGCACCGCTCAAAAACATATCTACGCACTGGGGGATGTAAACGGCAGGGGAGCCTTTACCCACACCTCCGTGAACGACGGACAGGTTTTCCTGGACCACTATCTGCGCGGCGGCGGGCGGAAAATCAGCGATCGGGTCCCGGTTTATGCCATGTACATCGATCCGCCCCTGGCCAGGGTCGGCCTTAACAGGAGGGCTGCGGAGCACCGCGGGCTTGAGTATCTCACGGCGGAAATGCCCATGAGTTCCGTCAGCAGGGCAAAGGAGAAGAGCGAAACCGGCGGGATAATGCAGGTGCTTACCGAAGCCGGGAGCAGCACAATCCTGGGGGCCACTCTCTTCGGAACAGGAGCTGATGAAGTTATTGCCCTGCTCGCCCTGGCAATGCAGGCGGGGATTCCCTATACAAAACTGCAGGAAACAGTCATACCTCATCCCACGGTAGCGGAGCTTGTACCTTTCCTGTTTAACAGTCTGGCAGAACCGGAATAA
- the malQ gene encoding 4-alpha-glucanotransferase — translation MIHRRSAGILLHPTSLSGPWGIGDFGQGAYRFVDFLTRCGMSLWQILPLGPTGFGNSPYASISSFAGNPMLISPDILLEEGLLSPGDLEGVPDFPLDRVDYSLVVPWKTDLVRRAAGRFLSGDAGPHRKAFEDFCREESWWLDDYALYASLQDHFKNRRPRSSRKGPLINSRWDRDIALREPEALARWSVKLRGETEIRKVIQFLFYRQWRRLKSYAAEQGIRFVGDIPIFVAPDSADVWAWREYFQIDDEGRLTAQAGVPPDYFSETGQLWGNPVYNWEALGRDRYSWWIRRIEYTLKQVDWVRIDHFRGFEAYWNIPADAETAVDGKWIKAPGFEMFQELKRCLGSLPIIAEDLGVITPEVIKLRQDLEFPGMRVLQFGFEFDLQRGFNADHHFLPHNYDTNTVVYTGTHDNDTTAGWYCSMDGRIQDIVRRYLARDDHDIVWDFIRMALSSTAGFAVVPFQDLLSLGTEFRMNTPSTVGPQNWAYRHRPEDLSDLISARLREMNSLYGRLPKREP, via the coding sequence ATGATTCACCGGCGTTCTGCAGGTATTCTTCTTCATCCAACTTCTCTGTCGGGGCCCTGGGGCATCGGGGATTTCGGGCAGGGAGCCTACCGCTTTGTTGATTTTCTGACCCGCTGCGGAATGAGTCTCTGGCAGATTCTGCCCCTGGGTCCCACGGGTTTCGGTAACAGTCCCTATGCCTCCATTTCCAGTTTTGCGGGCAATCCGATGCTGATAAGCCCCGATATCCTGCTGGAGGAAGGACTGCTGTCTCCCGGAGATCTTGAAGGAGTGCCGGATTTCCCCCTGGACCGGGTGGATTACAGCCTGGTGGTCCCCTGGAAGACCGATCTGGTTCGCAGGGCTGCCGGCCGCTTCCTGTCCGGAGATGCCGGACCCCACAGAAAAGCCTTTGAGGATTTCTGCCGCGAGGAGTCCTGGTGGCTCGATGATTACGCCCTCTACGCATCCCTGCAGGACCATTTTAAAAACCGAAGGCCCCGATCCTCAAGAAAGGGACCCCTGATAAACAGTCGCTGGGACAGGGATATCGCACTCCGGGAACCGGAAGCCCTTGCCCGCTGGTCTGTAAAGCTTCGCGGGGAAACGGAGATAAGAAAGGTAATTCAGTTCCTTTTTTACCGCCAGTGGCGACGCCTTAAAAGTTATGCCGCCGAACAGGGAATTCGCTTTGTCGGAGATATACCGATTTTCGTTGCTCCCGATTCCGCGGATGTCTGGGCCTGGCGGGAATATTTCCAGATTGACGATGAAGGACGCCTGACGGCTCAGGCAGGGGTTCCTCCAGACTATTTCAGCGAGACAGGTCAGCTCTGGGGCAATCCGGTGTACAACTGGGAGGCCCTGGGACGGGACCGCTACTCCTGGTGGATCCGACGCATTGAATATACCCTCAAGCAGGTCGACTGGGTCCGGATAGACCATTTTCGGGGCTTCGAAGCCTACTGGAACATTCCCGCCGATGCTGAGACGGCCGTGGACGGAAAATGGATTAAAGCCCCGGGCTTCGAGATGTTCCAGGAACTGAAGCGGTGCCTCGGCAGCCTGCCGATTATAGCCGAGGACCTGGGGGTCATAACCCCTGAGGTAATAAAGCTGCGACAGGACCTTGAATTTCCCGGGATGAGGGTCCTGCAGTTCGGCTTCGAGTTTGATCTCCAGCGGGGATTCAATGCGGATCACCACTTTCTGCCTCATAACTACGATACCAACACGGTTGTCTATACCGGGACCCACGACAACGATACTACCGCCGGGTGGTACTGTTCCATGGACGGACGGATTCAGGATATCGTGCGCCGCTACCTTGCCAGGGATGACCACGATATTGTCTGGGACTTTATCCGTATGGCCCTGTCCTCCACCGCGGGCTTCGCGGTGGTCCCGTTTCAGGATCTGCTTTCCCTGGGTACGGAGTTCCGGATGAATACGCCGTCCACAGTGGGACCGCAGAACTGGGCATACCGTCACCGCCCGGAGGACCTGAGCGACCTGATCTCTGCCCGGCTGAGGGAAATGAACAGCCTGTACGGCCGCCTGCCGAAGAGGGAGCCTTAA
- a CDS encoding peptide ABC transporter substrate-binding protein produces the protein MKKYISLIFALVGLALSAETVSVSFGSTRIALDPHHSYSATEAQLYTALYEGLYTYHPLTLEPVPGVARNFEVSEDGLVYRFYLRPDAYYWNGDRVTAEDFRESWLLHLNPEDRAEYTFLLDIIKGAREYRTGAGKREDVGISVPEEGVLEVTLNHPASHFLKILCHHSFSPVHSTFRENPDWENAPSVIGNGPFMLYSRSPEKYVLKKNQFYWDRRNVRSDEIIFLLSDDYQHLTDLFNAKEVLWASGNILYDKLDDTSTLQVFHQFATTYFYFVCDEDPWTDPRVRRALLLLVPWEDLRTEERYAVPTFRAVPEISGYPEVAGINSRDRETALKLLKEAGFPEGQGLPRPVFKIPESQEVQDLATAMATAWRDTLGLEAQFTLVPYGDYYNSIENRDYTIGLMSWIGDYADPLAFLQMWVSDSNLNKGSYSNPDYDNLIEEAMSLSGRERYNRMAEAEGLILEEGGIIPYKHSPSYNFVHADVLGGWLPNPLDIHPFKYLSYTKPPLPARIVRGN, from the coding sequence ATGAAAAAATATATAAGTCTGATTTTCGCCCTTGTCGGCCTTGCACTCAGCGCAGAGACTGTCAGCGTAAGCTTCGGGTCAACCCGGATCGCTCTGGATCCCCACCACTCCTATTCCGCCACCGAGGCTCAGCTTTATACAGCCCTTTACGAGGGACTGTACACCTATCATCCCCTGACCCTGGAGCCTGTCCCGGGGGTTGCCCGGAATTTCGAGGTTTCCGAGGACGGCCTGGTATACCGCTTCTATCTGCGCCCCGATGCCTATTACTGGAACGGAGACCGGGTTACCGCCGAGGACTTCAGGGAGTCCTGGCTGCTCCATCTGAACCCGGAGGACAGGGCTGAATACACCTTCCTGCTGGACATTATCAAAGGGGCCCGGGAGTACCGTACCGGAGCCGGCAAACGGGAGGATGTGGGAATCTCGGTTCCGGAGGAAGGAGTCCTGGAGGTTACCCTGAACCATCCGGCATCCCACTTTTTAAAGATCCTGTGCCATCACAGTTTCTCACCCGTCCATTCCACCTTCCGGGAGAATCCCGACTGGGAAAACGCCCCTTCGGTGATCGGAAACGGACCGTTCATGCTCTATTCACGGAGCCCCGAGAAGTATGTCCTGAAGAAAAACCAGTTTTACTGGGATCGCAGGAACGTTCGGAGCGACGAGATTATATTTCTGCTGAGTGACGACTACCAGCATCTGACGGACCTTTTCAACGCCAAGGAGGTTCTCTGGGCTTCGGGGAATATCCTCTATGACAAGCTGGACGACACCTCCACCCTGCAGGTATTTCACCAGTTTGCCACCACCTATTTCTACTTTGTCTGCGACGAGGATCCCTGGACAGATCCGCGCGTACGGCGGGCGCTGCTTCTCCTCGTTCCCTGGGAGGATCTTCGGACCGAAGAACGCTATGCCGTACCCACCTTCCGGGCGGTTCCCGAGATCTCCGGATATCCGGAAGTTGCTGGAATAAACAGCAGGGACCGGGAGACGGCCCTGAAGCTGCTTAAGGAGGCGGGCTTTCCGGAAGGACAGGGTCTCCCGCGTCCTGTATTCAAGATCCCCGAAAGCCAGGAGGTACAGGATTTGGCAACGGCCATGGCGACAGCCTGGAGAGATACGTTGGGACTGGAAGCACAATTTACCCTTGTTCCCTACGGAGACTACTATAACTCCATTGAAAACAGGGATTATACCATCGGCCTGATGAGCTGGATCGGAGACTATGCCGACCCTCTGGCCTTTCTGCAGATGTGGGTCAGCGACTCCAACCTGAACAAGGGATCCTATTCTAATCCCGATTACGATAATCTGATCGAAGAGGCCATGTCCCTCTCAGGCAGGGAGCGGTACAACAGGATGGCCGAAGCCGAGGGGCTGATCCTCGAAGAAGGGGGAATAATCCCCTACAAGCACTCCCCTTCCTATAACTTTGTCCACGCCGATGTCCTCGGCGGATGGCTGCCCAATCCCCTGGATATTCATCCCTTCAAGTACCTGAGCTACACCAAGCCGCCTCTGCCCGCCAGGATCGTACGGGGAAATTAA
- a CDS encoding response regulator yields MTTKRVLYAEDEFTNRKLLEMKLKNHGISCDLAHDGVQALELFQKNSYNLVILDQYMPGMNGDQVARRIRETHPELPLIAITSDDGEIDRLNAAGFNEVFIKPLRGQHYIDSIKNYLT; encoded by the coding sequence GTGACAACGAAACGTGTTCTCTATGCGGAAGATGAGTTCACCAATCGCAAACTGCTTGAAATGAAGCTGAAGAATCATGGCATCAGTTGCGATCTGGCTCACGACGGAGTTCAGGCACTGGAACTTTTTCAGAAGAACTCCTACAACCTGGTCATTCTCGACCAGTACATGCCTGGAATGAACGGAGATCAGGTGGCACGCCGAATCCGGGAGACCCATCCGGAACTTCCTCTCATAGCCATCACATCCGACGATGGCGAGATAGACCGTCTGAATGCCGCAGGTTTCAACGAGGTATTTATCAAACCCCTGCGGGGCCAGCATTATATCGACTCCATCAAGAATTACCTTACCTGA
- a CDS encoding class I SAM-dependent methyltransferase, with product MKDSLRRLKEHYEPRIRPESMGYEILDWEDQESQFCRFDVLVRKIDLSGKSLLDLGCGVGDLCSYLQQKGIEASYTGVDILEKMIREARRRCPPGRFIKADLLRENPFGNERFQIAFCSGIFNLETGDNERLLDAYLTRLQDLTTEAVVINLLSIASRDQQDKYHYFDPDSVIKRAGGLFPLAEIEAGYLSNDFTLVCRHGSSSSGSRS from the coding sequence ATGAAAGATTCACTGCGTCGCCTGAAAGAGCACTACGAGCCTCGAATACGTCCCGAAAGCATGGGCTATGAGATCCTTGACTGGGAAGACCAGGAGAGTCAGTTCTGCCGTTTCGACGTGCTGGTCAGAAAGATAGACCTGTCCGGTAAAAGTCTCCTGGATCTGGGCTGCGGCGTGGGAGACCTGTGCTCCTATCTTCAGCAGAAGGGAATCGAGGCTTCCTATACCGGCGTGGACATCCTGGAAAAAATGATCCGGGAAGCCAGAAGACGCTGTCCCCCCGGACGTTTTATCAAGGCCGATCTGCTCCGGGAAAATCCTTTCGGAAATGAGCGTTTTCAGATCGCTTTCTGCTCAGGTATATTCAATCTGGAAACCGGGGATAACGAGAGACTGCTGGACGCGTACCTGACGCGTCTTCAGGATCTGACCACCGAAGCGGTTGTTATAAATCTTCTTTCCATTGCCTCCCGTGACCAGCAGGACAAATATCATTATTTTGACCCTGACAGCGTAATAAAGCGGGCGGGCGGTCTGTTCCCGCTTGCCGAGATCGAAGCAGGGTACCTGTCCAATGATTTTACCCTCGTCTGCCGGCACGGGTCCTCAAGCTCCGGCTCCAGGTCTTGA
- a CDS encoding transglycosylase SLT domain-containing protein yields the protein MNGIRVIGLFSVVALLIPLLALLFTPGSIDEEGMPEYVETAISLGPGQDIGLELYRRPESRGRVIDFYSQVAGSREIAELILHYSNRYEVPPSLSFSLVYAESSFRPRAVNRNSNSIDRGLFQLNNRSFPELTEADFFDPVVNTQHGVAYLRYCLDEGKNPVVALAMYNAGRTRVTERGTPRMTLDYISKILDYQRDLEGRFENGLISKQQLVKTDSKSGARVAYVLDKSKTVK from the coding sequence ATGAATGGAATTAGAGTTATTGGATTATTTAGCGTTGTCGCGCTGTTGATACCCCTTCTTGCCCTCCTTTTTACTCCCGGAAGTATCGATGAAGAGGGAATGCCGGAATATGTGGAAACTGCCATATCTCTTGGCCCGGGTCAGGATATCGGACTCGAACTCTATCGCCGTCCTGAGAGCCGCGGTCGGGTTATTGATTTCTATTCCCAGGTTGCCGGTTCCCGGGAGATTGCGGAGCTTATTCTGCATTACTCGAACCGATACGAAGTTCCTCCGTCTCTCAGCTTTTCCCTGGTATACGCCGAGAGCAGTTTCAGGCCCCGGGCTGTCAATCGCAACAGCAATTCCATCGACCGCGGTCTGTTTCAGCTGAATAACCGCTCCTTCCCGGAACTGACGGAAGCTGACTTCTTTGATCCCGTCGTCAATACCCAGCACGGGGTGGCCTACCTTCGCTACTGTCTGGATGAGGGGAAAAACCCGGTGGTGGCCCTGGCCATGTACAATGCCGGACGGACCCGGGTCACTGAACGTGGAACCCCGCGGATGACCCTGGACTACATTTCCAAGATTCTCGATTATCAGCGGGATCTTGAAGGGCGTTTCGAAAACGGACTCATCAGCAAACAGCAGCTGGTAAAAACAGACTCCAAGAGCGGCGCTCGTGTCGCCTACGTACTTGACAAGAGTAAGACCGTAAAATAG
- the aroF gene encoding 3-deoxy-7-phosphoheptulonate synthase: MVIVLNKSISTADKENIRSFLTRKGFTVREIVGEEETIFGAVGLVQIDRREVELLSGVDQVIPITKPYKLASREFKKEDSLVSVGPVKIGPLRLAVIAGPCAIESRDQIMESARIVRDSGGVMLRGGAFKPRTSPYAFQGLGEEGARYLKEAGEKYGLPVVTEIVATEHADMLADIVDVLQIGARNMQNFELLKRVGSMNKPIILKRGMAATIEEWLMAAEYLMAHGAENVILCERGIRTFETYTRNTLDLSAIPVIKKLSHLPVIVDPSHATGIREKVIPMGLAAVAAGADGLVVEVHPDPEKALSDGPQSLLPEQFEKMMRDIEAMAPVVGRELERPVRRGPVILSRDTAVPASSAAEGPVPVGFQGEHGAYSEKALSLYFSNIDAKSVPLNSFRKVFDAVLQGEVRYGVVPMENSLAGSIHENYDLFLQYPDIKILGERRVRIRHTLIGRPGAGLKDIRKVYSHPQGLAQCARFLDETLPEAERVPYYDTAGSVGFIAGQPDNSLAAIASEEAAAVNGMVVLKEGIETNPSNYTRFFIIGSTDEPLEADANTASLVFAVPDKSGALFSCLKVLADRGINMKKLESRPILGKPWEYMFYLDVELPGKMPAFDEAVEALKGVSENLRVLGVYRS; the protein is encoded by the coding sequence ATGGTAATCGTCTTAAACAAATCCATCAGCACTGCTGACAAAGAAAATATCCGAAGCTTTCTCACCCGGAAGGGCTTTACCGTACGGGAGATCGTCGGTGAAGAAGAGACCATCTTCGGCGCCGTCGGTCTTGTACAGATCGACCGGCGGGAGGTGGAGCTTCTATCCGGGGTGGATCAGGTTATTCCCATAACCAAACCCTACAAACTTGCCTCCCGGGAGTTTAAAAAAGAAGACAGTCTGGTTAGCGTCGGTCCTGTAAAGATCGGACCGTTACGCCTGGCGGTTATCGCCGGTCCCTGCGCTATCGAGAGCCGGGATCAGATCATGGAGTCCGCCCGTATCGTGCGGGATTCCGGGGGTGTAATGCTCCGGGGAGGGGCCTTCAAACCCAGGACCTCTCCCTACGCCTTTCAGGGGCTTGGCGAAGAAGGAGCCCGCTATCTGAAAGAAGCGGGGGAAAAGTACGGTCTTCCGGTGGTAACCGAGATTGTCGCCACGGAGCACGCCGATATGCTGGCGGATATTGTGGATGTGCTGCAGATCGGCGCCCGGAATATGCAGAACTTTGAGCTTTTAAAACGGGTCGGTTCCATGAACAAGCCCATAATTCTCAAGCGGGGAATGGCTGCGACGATTGAAGAATGGCTCATGGCCGCCGAATATCTGATGGCCCACGGCGCCGAGAATGTGATCCTCTGCGAAAGGGGAATACGTACCTTCGAGACCTATACCCGAAACACCCTGGACCTCTCGGCGATTCCGGTAATAAAAAAGCTCTCTCATCTTCCTGTTATTGTCGATCCCTCCCACGCCACGGGTATCCGGGAGAAGGTCATTCCCATGGGACTGGCTGCAGTTGCGGCGGGGGCGGACGGTCTGGTGGTGGAGGTGCATCCGGATCCGGAAAAGGCCCTTTCCGACGGTCCCCAGTCCCTGCTGCCGGAACAGTTCGAGAAAATGATGCGGGACATCGAGGCCATGGCTCCGGTGGTGGGACGGGAGCTGGAACGCCCCGTGCGGCGCGGGCCGGTGATTCTGTCCAGGGATACTGCTGTTCCAGCCTCCTCTGCGGCTGAGGGACCGGTTCCGGTCGGTTTTCAGGGAGAACATGGAGCCTACAGCGAAAAGGCCCTGTCCCTGTACTTCAGTAATATAGACGCGAAGAGCGTGCCCTTGAACAGTTTTCGGAAGGTGTTCGATGCGGTGCTCCAGGGAGAAGTCCGATACGGGGTCGTTCCCATGGAGAACTCCCTGGCCGGATCGATACACGAGAATTACGATCTTTTTCTCCAGTATCCGGATATAAAAATCCTGGGGGAGCGCCGGGTCAGAATCCGCCACACCCTGATCGGACGGCCGGGTGCCGGCCTGAAGGATATTCGCAAGGTCTACTCCCACCCCCAGGGGCTTGCCCAGTGCGCGCGTTTTCTTGACGAAACCCTCCCGGAGGCTGAACGGGTTCCCTATTACGATACGGCCGGCTCGGTCGGCTTTATTGCCGGACAGCCGGATAATTCCCTCGCGGCTATCGCCAGCGAAGAGGCCGCTGCAGTTAACGGCATGGTCGTACTAAAGGAGGGAATCGAGACGAATCCCAGCAACTATACCCGCTTTTTTATAATCGGCAGCACCGATGAACCGTTGGAGGCGGACGCCAATACCGCTTCCCTGGTCTTTGCGGTTCCGGACAAGTCCGGAGCACTCTTCAGTTGCCTGAAGGTCCTTGCGGACCGGGGAATCAACATGAAAAAGCTGGAATCCCGGCCGATCCTGGGAAAACCCTGGGAGTACATGTTCTACCTGGATGTTGAACTCCCCGGCAAGATGCCGGCTTTTGATGAAGCTGTGGAGGCTCTTAAAGGTGTCTCTGAGAATCTGAGGGTTCTGGGGGTCTACCGCAGCTGA